From Bacteroidia bacterium, one genomic window encodes:
- a CDS encoding nucleotide pyrophosphohydrolase: protein MTITEAQENVDVWIRTIGVRYFSELTNMAILTEEVGELASIMARKYGQQSFKPGEEEKADMADEMADVLWVLMCLANQTGVNLEEALKKNIEKKTTRDKNRYNQ from the coding sequence ATGACAATTACCGAAGCACAGGAAAATGTTGACGTTTGGATCAGAACCATTGGTGTTCGCTATTTTTCAGAGCTCACCAACATGGCAATCCTGACGGAAGAGGTGGGTGAACTGGCGAGCATAATGGCCCGTAAATATGGTCAGCAATCCTTCAAACCTGGCGAAGAGGAAAAGGCTGACATGGCAGATGAAATGGCTGATGTCCTTTGGGTTTTGATGTGCCTGGCCAACCAAACAGGCGTAAATCTGGAAGAAGCATTAAAGAAAAATATTGAAAAGAAAACAACAAGAGATAAGAACCGATACAATCAGTGA
- the dtd gene encoding D-aminoacyl-tRNA deacylase encodes MKVVIQRVQEAAVKTGGEIKSEIGAGLLVLVGFEAEESSEEMQWMASKIANLRIFNDDAGAMNFSVKDVNGELLAVSQFTLHATTKKGNRPSFNRAAPADAAITFYKEFITLLAIASGRDILTGAFGADMQVSLVNDGPVTIIIDSKNKE; translated from the coding sequence ATGAAAGTTGTAATTCAGCGTGTGCAGGAAGCGGCCGTAAAAACCGGTGGCGAAATAAAATCGGAAATAGGAGCAGGATTGCTCGTCCTGGTTGGCTTTGAGGCGGAGGAATCTTCTGAAGAAATGCAGTGGATGGCTTCTAAAATTGCCAACCTGCGAATATTCAATGATGACGCAGGAGCCATGAACTTTTCTGTGAAAGACGTGAATGGTGAATTGCTTGCAGTGAGCCAGTTTACCCTACATGCGACAACCAAAAAAGGAAACCGCCCAAGCTTTAACCGGGCTGCACCGGCCGATGCCGCAATTACGTTTTATAAGGAATTTATCACATTGCTGGCTATTGCATCCGGCAGAGATATTTTGACTGGCGCTTTCGGGGCTGACATGCAAGTGAGCCTGGTAAATGACGGCCCGGTCACCATTATTATTGATTCTAAAAATAAAGAATAG
- the rsgA gene encoding ribosome small subunit-dependent GTPase A codes for MKGIVAKSTGSWYTVLTEDGKELQARIKGKFRLKGMKATNPVAVGDSVILQNDLATGDYQITEIADRQNYIIRKSSNLSSQYHIIAANMEQAACVVTIAYPRTSQGFIDRFLITAEAYEITPLIIFNKEDLAIDKKREKLEQLRALYNSLGYGCLETSAKTGLHMDELRQELHGKTSLLIGHSGAGKSTILNFLCPELELRTGVLSDWSGKGKHTTTFAEMHFLNAETRIIDTPGIKEFGLVDFKKEEISHYFPEMKDVLSQCKFNNCLHINEPGCKILRLLELGQINPERYASYLNMLDDDGVEG; via the coding sequence TTGAAGGGAATAGTAGCTAAATCCACAGGGAGTTGGTACACGGTGCTGACTGAGGATGGAAAGGAACTTCAGGCGCGCATTAAAGGGAAGTTCCGGCTGAAAGGCATGAAAGCTACAAATCCTGTAGCTGTAGGAGATTCTGTGATACTGCAGAATGACCTGGCCACAGGCGATTACCAGATAACGGAAATCGCGGACCGGCAGAATTATATCATCAGAAAATCCAGCAACCTCAGCAGCCAATACCATATTATTGCGGCAAACATGGAGCAGGCTGCCTGCGTGGTAACCATAGCATATCCACGGACTTCACAAGGATTTATTGACCGGTTTCTCATTACCGCTGAAGCTTATGAAATTACACCGTTAATTATTTTTAACAAGGAAGACCTGGCCATAGACAAGAAAAGGGAAAAGCTGGAACAACTGCGGGCGCTCTACAATTCGCTGGGATACGGATGCCTGGAAACCTCTGCGAAAACAGGGTTGCACATGGATGAACTGCGGCAGGAACTTCATGGGAAAACCAGCCTGCTTATCGGCCATTCCGGTGCGGGTAAAAGCACGATCCTTAATTTTCTGTGCCCCGAGCTGGAATTGCGAACTGGCGTACTCTCTGATTGGTCAGGAAAAGGAAAACATACGACAACCTTCGCAGAGATGCACTTCCTGAATGCGGAAACCAGAATAATTGACACTCCCGGAATTAAAGAATTTGGTTTGGTGGATTTTAAAAAGGAAGAGATCAGCCATTATTTTCCGGAAATGAAAGACGTATTGAGCCAATGTAAATTCAATAATTGCCTTCACATAAATGAGCCGGGGTGCAAGATTCTTCGCCTGTTGGAGTTGGGTCAGATCAATCCGGAGCGGTATGCCAGCTATCTTAATATGCTGGACGATGATGGGGTGGAAGGATGA
- the hflX gene encoding GTPase HflX: MKQPTNPENVILLGVTTAHETEEETEEHLDELSALAETAGAVELKRFRQKRPHTHPRTFFGSGKLQEVKDYIEGHEVDVAIFDEELTPSQLRNIERILDIKVLDRTNLILDIFATRAQTAQAKTQVELAQSEYLLPRLTKMWTHLSRQKGGIGMKGPGETEIETDRRIVRNNISLLKKKLEQIDKQNVTRRKRRGQKIRVALVGYTNAGKSTVMNLLAKATVLAEDKLFATLDTTVREIVLDQVSFLLSDTVGFIRKLPHGLVESFKSTLDEVREADLLVHVVDISHPKYQHQINTVNDTLKELGAGGKPVLMVFNKIDKLSGEFYGEEEKKKSPAEKLEYLKASWLNESDNEAVFISAVNKTNINEMREKLVSMVKHLYQEIYPFQVKHVHDP, from the coding sequence ATGAAACAACCCACAAATCCTGAAAATGTCATTCTGCTGGGAGTAACTACTGCCCATGAAACCGAGGAGGAAACAGAGGAGCATCTTGATGAACTTTCAGCATTGGCTGAGACGGCCGGAGCAGTGGAATTGAAACGGTTTAGGCAAAAACGGCCACATACCCATCCCCGAACGTTTTTCGGAAGCGGCAAGCTGCAGGAAGTGAAGGATTACATCGAGGGCCACGAGGTAGACGTGGCGATCTTTGATGAGGAACTGACGCCATCGCAACTGCGGAATATTGAACGAATACTGGACATCAAGGTGCTGGACCGCACCAACCTGATCCTGGATATTTTTGCTACGCGTGCCCAAACTGCCCAGGCGAAAACACAGGTGGAACTGGCGCAAAGTGAATACCTGCTGCCGCGCCTCACTAAGATGTGGACGCACCTGAGCCGGCAAAAAGGTGGCATCGGGATGAAAGGCCCCGGAGAAACGGAAATTGAGACGGACAGGCGGATCGTTCGCAATAATATTTCGCTGCTGAAGAAAAAGCTGGAGCAGATAGATAAACAGAACGTAACCCGCAGAAAGCGCAGAGGCCAGAAAATAAGAGTGGCGCTGGTGGGATATACCAATGCCGGAAAATCCACCGTGATGAACCTGCTGGCAAAAGCAACGGTACTGGCGGAGGATAAACTCTTTGCTACGCTGGATACTACAGTACGGGAAATTGTGCTGGACCAGGTTTCATTCCTGCTTTCGGATACGGTGGGCTTTATAAGGAAACTGCCACACGGCCTGGTGGAGAGTTTCAAGAGCACACTGGATGAAGTTCGTGAAGCGGATCTTCTGGTACATGTTGTAGATATTTCACATCCTAAATATCAGCATCAAATCAACACGGTAAACGATACCCTGAAGGAACTGGGTGCAGGCGGAAAGCCGGTGCTGATGGTTTTCAATAAAATTGATAAGCTGAGCGGGGAATTTTACGGGGAGGAAGAAAAGAAAAAATCGCCTGCGGAAAAGCTGGAATACCTGAAGGCAAGCTGGCTCAATGAATCCGATAACGAAGCTGTCTTTATTTCAGCCGTCAATAAAACGAACATCAACGAAATGCGGGAGAAATTAGTTAGTATGGTGAAGCACCTTTACCAGGAAATTTACCCATTTCAGGTGAAGCATGTACATGACCCATAA
- a CDS encoding Glu/Leu/Phe/Val dehydrogenase, which yields MSQQSGGAKFLHDVYETLDEAVKFTDIDMGLYRQIKICNSIYKFHFPVRINGEIKVFQGYRAHHSHHKLPTKGGIRYSEMVDEDESVALATLMTFKCAGVDIPFGGAKGGVRLNPANYTEDQLEKITRRYTTELIKKNCIGPGVDVPAPDYGTSSREMAWIADTYATFKYGENEAMSCVTAKPYGQGGIKGRTEATGLGVFYALREIVNEENYMQKLKLPLGMEGKTVIIQGLGNVGYHAAKFCREEGGAKIIGIAEYEGGLYNKDGLDPDEVIEHRNKSGSIMDFPGAVNVPHSSELLETECDILIPAAIENVLHEGNAPRVKARILAEAANGPTTVEAQKILRDKGVLIIPDIYLNSGGVIVSYFEWLKNLSHVRFGRMEKRFDEVTFKKLSSSIHHILQKSPDVDHHELVVKGADELDLVRSGLEETMILGYEQLRDLLDNRPDIPDLRMAAFVNGLEKVAASYKSLGVFP from the coding sequence ATGTCTCAACAAAGTGGCGGTGCCAAATTTCTGCATGATGTATATGAAACCCTTGATGAAGCCGTAAAATTTACGGACATAGACATGGGGCTATACCGGCAGATCAAGATCTGTAACAGCATTTATAAATTCCATTTCCCGGTGCGGATAAACGGGGAAATAAAAGTATTTCAGGGATACAGAGCCCATCACAGCCACCATAAGCTGCCCACTAAGGGAGGCATACGCTACAGCGAAATGGTGGACGAAGACGAATCGGTAGCGCTGGCCACGCTTATGACCTTTAAATGTGCGGGAGTGGACATTCCATTCGGAGGTGCAAAAGGAGGTGTAAGGCTGAATCCTGCAAATTATACCGAGGATCAACTGGAAAAGATCACGCGGAGATACACCACGGAACTGATCAAGAAGAACTGCATTGGCCCCGGAGTAGATGTGCCTGCGCCAGATTATGGAACCAGCAGCCGGGAAATGGCATGGATAGCGGATACGTACGCCACTTTTAAATACGGAGAAAACGAGGCGATGAGCTGCGTTACTGCAAAGCCTTATGGCCAGGGAGGAATAAAAGGACGCACAGAAGCCACCGGCTTAGGTGTATTTTATGCGCTTCGTGAGATCGTGAATGAAGAAAACTATATGCAGAAGCTCAAACTTCCCCTGGGCATGGAAGGCAAAACCGTCATCATACAGGGTCTGGGGAATGTCGGCTATCATGCCGCTAAATTTTGCCGCGAGGAAGGTGGCGCCAAAATAATAGGCATTGCAGAATATGAAGGCGGCCTTTACAATAAAGACGGCCTTGACCCTGACGAGGTAATTGAGCATAGAAATAAAAGCGGGTCAATCATGGATTTTCCTGGCGCAGTCAATGTTCCGCACTCCTCGGAGCTATTGGAAACGGAATGCGATATTCTTATCCCGGCTGCCATAGAAAACGTACTGCATGAAGGGAATGCCCCACGGGTGAAAGCCAGAATACTCGCAGAGGCTGCCAACGGTCCTACTACAGTGGAGGCTCAGAAAATATTGCGCGATAAAGGCGTCCTGATCATTCCGGATATTTATCTGAATTCCGGGGGTGTGATTGTCTCTTACTTTGAATGGCTGAAGAACCTTTCCCACGTTCGTTTTGGCCGAATGGAAAAACGTTTTGACGAGGTTACCTTCAAGAAATTATCTTCCTCTATACATCATATCCTGCAAAAAAGCCCTGATGTGGACCATCATGAACTCGTGGTAAAAGGAGCCGATGAGTTGGACCTGGTGCGCAGCGGCCTTGAAGAAACCATGATCCTGGGATATGAGCAGTTGCGCGATCTTTTGGATAACCGGCCCGACATCCCGGATCTGCGAATGGCAGCTTTTGTAAATGGACTTGAGAAAGTAGCTGCCAGCTATAAGTCGCTGGGCGTATTTCCTTAA
- a CDS encoding rhodanese-like domain-containing protein, which yields MMLFKRIWRLLFRLPVVVFAGFFVQSVTACAQKTEKEFHDMLDNRFSYGVPLIKVDSLQKLHDVVLLDTREKEEHEVSHIKGAIWVGYDEFQIEKLAGISKDAFIVTYCSVGYRSNKIGEKLKKTGYSNVHNLYGSIFEWVNKGYPVYNSSGEETMQVHTYNFSWSKWLLRGEKVY from the coding sequence ATGATGTTATTCAAAAGAATATGGCGGTTGCTTTTCCGGCTTCCTGTTGTGGTCTTTGCCGGGTTTTTTGTTCAATCCGTTACAGCCTGCGCGCAAAAAACCGAGAAGGAATTTCACGACATGCTGGACAACCGGTTTAGCTACGGAGTGCCCCTCATCAAAGTTGACTCGTTGCAGAAACTGCATGATGTAGTATTGCTTGATACCCGCGAAAAAGAGGAGCATGAGGTGAGCCATATCAAGGGAGCCATCTGGGTTGGTTATGACGAATTCCAAATCGAGAAATTAGCCGGGATTTCTAAAGATGCTTTTATTGTGACATATTGCTCAGTGGGCTATCGCAGCAATAAGATTGGCGAGAAACTGAAGAAGACAGGTTATTCAAATGTGCATAACCTTTACGGGAGCATCTTTGAGTGGGTGAACAAGGGATATCCTGTTTATAATAGTTCCGGAGAAGAAACCATGCAGGTCCACACATACAACTTTTCCTGGAGCAAATGGCTGCTTCGTGGAGAAAAAGTTTATTAA
- a CDS encoding T9SS type A sorting domain-containing protein, which produces MKKILLFAAVLMFSASMVFAQDISMEDLTAPDAPILRKGVAANLSVQIVNNGPNTINGGTIIPLKVEIGNNPVQSINFPLVNPLPSGDSYNLMLYPTFENEPLGAIEICIWSEYAADGNSANDQTCSNFELVTYKRDIGMTAIPIPLPNSIVEKQTSYSFTFTLKNFSDSAISVNTRIPYQVRFGTGTPEEYYVDLTTDMLPNSEASYSSPVIEVPATVPNGPIEICFETAWSTVVDDVQTNNEFCQDYQIAPSGIKENNFAGSVAIQPNPFDEQTQITYALATSSEVVLKIYTLAGKEVQTLVNEKQAAGKHAADFDASALEKGIYIYRLQSGEVSKTGRLVVQ; this is translated from the coding sequence ATGAAAAAGATTTTACTTTTTGCCGCAGTATTAATGTTCTCAGCATCAATGGTATTTGCTCAGGATATATCAATGGAAGACCTGACCGCACCGGATGCACCGATTCTCAGGAAGGGCGTTGCCGCCAATCTTTCTGTTCAGATTGTGAACAATGGACCTAATACCATAAACGGAGGGACCATCATCCCCTTAAAAGTTGAAATTGGAAACAACCCCGTTCAGTCAATAAATTTTCCGCTTGTCAACCCTTTACCCTCCGGTGACAGCTACAATTTGATGCTGTACCCTACATTTGAAAACGAACCTCTGGGTGCAATAGAAATTTGTATCTGGTCAGAGTATGCTGCTGATGGAAACAGTGCCAATGACCAAACATGCAGCAACTTTGAGTTGGTTACCTATAAGAGAGATATCGGAATGACAGCCATTCCAATTCCCCTTCCGAACTCAATTGTCGAGAAGCAAACTTCCTATTCCTTTACCTTTACACTAAAGAATTTCAGCGATAGTGCAATTTCAGTGAATACCCGTATTCCTTACCAAGTGAGATTTGGCACAGGTACACCGGAAGAATATTATGTAGACCTGACAACAGACATGCTTCCTAACAGCGAGGCCTCGTATTCTTCTCCCGTAATAGAAGTGCCGGCAACTGTTCCAAACGGCCCTATTGAGATTTGCTTTGAAACCGCCTGGAGTACCGTTGTTGATGACGTCCAGACGAATAATGAATTCTGCCAGGATTACCAGATAGCTCCTTCCGGAATTAAGGAAAATAACTTTGCAGGTTCAGTTGCCATCCAGCCGAACCCATTCGATGAGCAAACACAGATCACCTACGCATTGGCCACTTCTTCAGAAGTTGTGCTCAAAATCTACACTTTGGCAGGCAAGGAAGTGCAAACGCTGGTGAATGAAAAGCAGGCCGCTGGCAAACATGCTGCGGATTTTGATGCTTCAGCGCTTGAAAAAGGAATCTACATTTACCGCCTGCAGT